One genomic window of Ruminococcus gauvreauii includes the following:
- a CDS encoding ParM/StbA family protein, with translation MLIAIDHGNYAVKTTNHSFISGLSEHTVKPPMTDEIVEYGGKYWTLSGRRLSYMRDKTQDDRYFILTLFAIAKELENRGNYTPVEQIQLAVGLPPEHFGALKDRFANYFKRDGIIKFVYGDRPYSIKIDRVMVFPQAYAAVIPQSSLVVHTVRMFIVDIGGYTTDVLLLKNGKPDLQFCRSLETGIITMNNEIIRKVGALHDMRIEDEHISAVLQCENTILPEDVKETIREATKLHAQDILNQLRELQVDLRSNPAVFIGGGSILLRPFLINSPLVAKADFVESPNANALGYEMLGRKTLSLRPLG, from the coding sequence ATGTTAATCGCAATCGACCACGGCAACTACGCTGTAAAGACCACAAACCATTCCTTTATTTCCGGGCTTTCTGAGCACACGGTGAAGCCGCCCATGACAGATGAGATTGTGGAGTATGGAGGAAAATATTGGACCTTGAGCGGACGCCGTCTGAGTTATATGAGGGATAAAACCCAGGATGACCGATATTTCATCTTGACATTATTTGCAATCGCCAAAGAACTGGAGAACAGAGGCAATTATACGCCGGTCGAACAGATTCAGCTGGCTGTTGGACTACCACCTGAGCATTTTGGCGCTTTAAAAGACAGATTCGCCAATTATTTCAAAAGAGACGGAATTATCAAATTTGTTTATGGTGACAGGCCATACAGCATTAAGATAGACCGTGTTATGGTGTTCCCGCAGGCATATGCCGCTGTTATTCCCCAGAGCAGTCTGGTGGTTCATACGGTTCGTATGTTTATCGTTGATATTGGTGGTTATACCACCGATGTGCTGCTCTTGAAGAATGGAAAACCAGATTTGCAGTTTTGCCGGAGCCTGGAAACTGGTATTATTACTATGAACAATGAAATCATACGAAAGGTTGGTGCGCTTCATGATATGCGTATCGAAGATGAGCATATTAGTGCAGTGCTTCAGTGCGAGAATACCATTCTGCCGGAGGATGTCAAGGAGACAATTCGTGAAGCGACGAAGTTACATGCACAGGATATTCTGAACCAGCTTAGAGAATTGCAAGTGGATTTGCGTTCTAATCCGGCAGTTTTTATCGGAGGGGGAAGTATTCTTTTAAGGCCTTTCCTGATAAATTCGCCTCTGGTAGCAAAGGCGGATTTTGTGGAATCTCCGAATGCAAATGCTCTGGGATATGAAATGTTGGGCAGGAAAACGCTTTCTCTTCGTCCACTTGGATAA